GATAACAGGAGAAGCCTTTGCCGCCGGGACAGCGGCCGGCGTCCTGTTCACGTCGGCTTCGGCCACCATCAGCGCATAGGGATCGACATCGAAATCGACGTCGGCGACCGGCATCTGGGCGAGTGGCCGGCCGCGATCTTCCATGCCGTCGAGGCGGTCGGCGATATGCACCAGCGTCTCGTGCAGCGCCTGGAAAGTCTTGTGTGTGCGTTCCTCGCTATCGCGGCTGAGATCCTCGAGGTGGCGCAGATCCTCGGCCAGCGCCGTCAGCGCCGACATGTCGGCGGCGGGCATGACACCCTGCGGACCGCCATGGCGCGAATAGGCTTCGACCACGGCCTCTGCCGCCTGGCGTGCCGCCTCGATGATATATTCATCGCTCGTCGCCATATAGTCTTCGATCGCGCCCATGCGCTGGTCGAGCTCGGGGGGTATCGCAGCGCTCTCGCGCGGCGCGCTCATCAGCGCCGACAGATTGGCGATCTGGTCTTCGAGGTTCTTCAGCGCCCGCGGATCGGTCGGCGCTGCCGATGTGCTTTCCTCCAGGCGGGCGGCGATGTCGCTCAGCCGTCCTTCGAGACGCAGGAAAGCGCTGTCGTCGACTACCGCGGCGGGCGCCGGCGCCTGCTGCTGATAGGCCATCTCGTCGATGCGCCGCGCGAGATGGTCGAGCCGCTGCGCCAGCACGTCGTTGACGGCGCCATTCTCAAGCGCGTCGATTTTGCGGGAAATGTCGGACAGCGTGCCGGTGAGGTCGGGCTGCGGTGCCGTCTCCTGCGTGCGCTCCAGCAGATAGGAAAGATGTTCCAGCCTTTCGTCGAGCCGCGACGTCGCTTCCGCCTTCGTCATCTCCTCGACGCGTCCCGTCAGCGCCTCCAGCCGCATCGCCAGCTCGTCGGCCGGGTTCACGCGGTTGGCCGCATCATGGCTCATCAGGTCGATCTGGTCGGCCAGTGCCGACAACCGGTTTTCCAGCCGCTGCATCAGGCCCGGATCATTCGCAGTGGCCGTGCGCCCGCTTGCCGCGATCGCCCGGCTGATCTCGTCGAGCCGCATATCCATGGCGGCGAACTGTTCGGACATGACCCGGTCGTGCGGCTGGATCATATTGCCGAAATGCTCCATCGCCGTGGCGATCGAGATCAGCTTGTCTTCCAGCGCCCGAACCGCCGGGCTCTCGCCCATGCCGCCGATATGGCGCTTGATGTCGTCGAGCCGATAGGCAAGCGAAACGAGCTCTTCCTGCAGCCCCTCGGTATCGAGCGCCGCAAGCCGGTTTTCGAAACCGTCCCAGCGGTTTTCCATATGGCGCAGCGAATCCTCGCGGGCCAGCCCGTCCATCAGTGAGCGCAGCTCCTCGAAATCCTCGCGAAGGCCCGTGGCCTCCGGTGCGACGGAGCGGCCGGTCAGTTGGGTGATGCTGTGGGCAAGGCGGCCCATATCGGCGCGCATGTCGTCCGCGAAACGGCCGTCTCCGGCATTTGTCTTGATCTCGCGCAGCTCGGTGCGCAGCGCGTTCATCTCGCGGGTGACACCCTCGGAAATGTCGCGCTTCAGGTCCTGCCGCAGATTGACGAGCGCCTGGGCGATCTCCGTCATCGTATCGTCGCCGGCGCGCAAGACCGGTCCCGGCACTGGGGCAGCGGCGCGAGGAGCAGGTTCGCGAAGCTGCGGAGCCTGCTCGCGTGCGTAAGGCCGCTCGCGGCCGGCTTCAAGCGCGCGCTGGCGTTGACGAATTTCGGCAAGCGGATCCGGCCGCGGCTCGGGCGGGGCCTTTGCAACCCGGGGGGCATGGGAAGCGGCATAAGCATCGCGCTCGGCCGTTGCCGTGCGCGGCCGCTGTTCGCGCCCGCTGCCCATCAGCCCTTCGATACGCGCCTCCAGCCCTTCGATCGTGCGGTTCAGCGCATCGAGCGAGGTCCTGTCGGACTGTCGGGAAGGATTTGATCGCGATCCGTTCATCTTCTTGCTCGCTTCGACTGCTCGACCCCTCGTCAGAGCTCGATCGTTGGCTTTTCGTCTGCTGCCCGCTTTACGCGGACCTGAGCGCACCATTCATAAGACGATAGTCAATTAGACTTTCCTCAGGCTGAACGATGTAGCGGCATCCTTAAGGAACGCGGGACGGGGAAAAGGAATGCGGATCACTACTGCTCAATCCGCACCTTTCACGAAACGTGGTAAACAAGCCGTTAATGCCGATGGGAATTTTTTAACGTTTGTGTTCAAAACGCCATTTTTGGCGGCAATTGCCCCCGAACGCGTCACATCGAATGGCCACTCGCGCGCTCAGGCGGGCCTGGGATATTGCAGCTCGATTTTCACGCCTTCGGGTCCGTAGACGAAGACCTGGCCGAGATCGGTGTCGGGGATATCGTAATATTCGTAGCGATAGCCGCCAGCCTTGATGCGTTCCAGCGCCGGCCCGAATTCATAGAGGCTGAAGGCGACATGATTGAAGATGCCGGGCGGAAAATCGGTGCTGCGCGATGTCAGG
This Rhizobium brockwellii DNA region includes the following protein-coding sequences:
- a CDS encoding peptidoglycan-binding protein — translated: MNGSRSNPSRQSDRTSLDALNRTIEGLEARIEGLMGSGREQRPRTATAERDAYAASHAPRVAKAPPEPRPDPLAEIRQRQRALEAGRERPYAREQAPQLREPAPRAAAPVPGPVLRAGDDTMTEIAQALVNLRQDLKRDISEGVTREMNALRTELREIKTNAGDGRFADDMRADMGRLAHSITQLTGRSVAPEATGLREDFEELRSLMDGLAREDSLRHMENRWDGFENRLAALDTEGLQEELVSLAYRLDDIKRHIGGMGESPAVRALEDKLISIATAMEHFGNMIQPHDRVMSEQFAAMDMRLDEISRAIAASGRTATANDPGLMQRLENRLSALADQIDLMSHDAANRVNPADELAMRLEALTGRVEEMTKAEATSRLDERLEHLSYLLERTQETAPQPDLTGTLSDISRKIDALENGAVNDVLAQRLDHLARRIDEMAYQQQAPAPAAVVDDSAFLRLEGRLSDIAARLEESTSAAPTDPRALKNLEDQIANLSALMSAPRESAAIPPELDQRMGAIEDYMATSDEYIIEAARQAAEAVVEAYSRHGGPQGVMPAADMSALTALAEDLRHLEDLSRDSEERTHKTFQALHETLVHIADRLDGMEDRGRPLAQMPVADVDFDVDPYALMVAEADVNRTPAAVPAAKASPVIRTAEVAAEAAAPAQAAAMSGTSAIAIEAATRTTEAATAAQAPAKASLLASLGKRLLPGKKAESRATERPMIDPAPSIDPTDVVPTDAANELLEPGSGAPDVKKILERVRASQSAARGKPAGETDRADYIAAARRAAQAAAMEVDANPKQAASKAEKKGATADKAGKASDKTGRTSAFSRYRRPILLAVGAVLLAIMAFPLARTLTSGERAPQPPAEVSALTGAAENPAPALPEATPAQPDAAALGTTAPAAEAVPLAAEQAEPEATPPVAGEHLTDMVPLDGEGAATLAPPAPSGAAQETSGFVAAPAPQAAITIPDTVQPKSLADAASSGDALALFEIGARYSDGRNGMTVDQKQAASWYQLAADKGFAPAQYRLGSMYEKGNGVERDITKAKGFYEQAANQGNASAMHNLAVLYASGALGQQDYATAASWFTKAANLGITDSQFNLAILCARGNGVPADLEESYKWFAIAAKGGDKDAAQKRDEVAKAMKPDQLERARAKADLWKPEPVDHRTNAIDIPDEWAGTGAKTASVDMKKAVRNIQAILNNNGFDAGVPDGEMGAKTVTAIKNFQKSVGQEPDGRVTDATVKALLERNKQAGKAI
- a CDS encoding VOC family protein, whose amino-acid sequence is MPRLDHVTIETRDAPQMIGFLEAVLGVREGYRPPFASPGHWLYLDERPVIHLSLTSRSTDFPPGIFNHVAFSLYEFGPALERIKAGGYRYEYYDIPDTDLGQVFVYGPEGVKIELQYPRPA